A window from Pseudomonadota bacterium encodes these proteins:
- a CDS encoding acyl-CoA dehydrogenase family protein: MDFALSDEQRMIVDTVRRFVDEELVPYEDEVERDNAVRPDLIDQIKAKAIETGLYAANMPEDLGGGGLDALTVALMEKELGRTSFALQYIVARPSNILRACTGEQVERYLLATIRGERTECLALTEPNAGSDLRSMQTRAERDGEHFVVNGSKHFISYADVADYAILFAVTGTEETARGTRKKITSFLVDKGTPGYEVTTGSNSVSHRGFHHCVLSFDDCRLHESQMLGEEHKGFDVANKWLGATRLTVAAQCLGRAERVLDMAAEWAASRKQFGQAIGKFQGTSFKLADMATELEAAELLVMKAAWKEANGDVRDQDFAMAKVAATEMLGRVTDQAVQIFGGMGLMEELPIERFWRDARVERIWDGTSEIQRHIISRALLRPYEN, translated from the coding sequence ATGGATTTTGCCCTGAGTGACGAGCAGCGGATGATCGTCGACACCGTCCGACGCTTCGTCGACGAGGAACTCGTGCCCTATGAGGACGAGGTCGAGCGCGACAACGCGGTCCGGCCCGATCTGATCGACCAAATCAAAGCCAAGGCGATCGAGACCGGGCTTTATGCCGCCAACATGCCCGAGGATCTGGGCGGCGGCGGGCTCGACGCGCTGACCGTCGCGCTGATGGAAAAGGAGCTGGGGCGCACCAGCTTCGCGTTGCAGTACATCGTCGCGCGCCCCAGCAACATCCTGCGCGCCTGCACCGGCGAGCAGGTCGAGCGTTACCTCCTGGCGACGATCCGGGGCGAGCGCACGGAGTGTCTGGCGCTGACCGAGCCGAACGCGGGTTCTGATCTGCGCTCCATGCAGACGCGGGCGGAACGCGACGGCGAGCACTTCGTCGTCAACGGCAGCAAACACTTCATCAGCTACGCCGATGTCGCCGACTATGCGATCCTGTTCGCCGTCACCGGCACCGAGGAAACGGCCAGGGGCACGAGGAAGAAGATCACCAGCTTCCTGGTCGACAAGGGCACGCCCGGTTACGAGGTGACGACCGGCTCCAACAGCGTGTCGCATCGTGGTTTCCACCACTGCGTGCTCTCCTTCGACGACTGCCGGCTGCACGAAAGCCAGATGCTGGGCGAGGAGCACAAGGGCTTCGACGTTGCTAACAAGTGGCTCGGCGCGACGCGCCTGACTGTCGCCGCGCAATGCCTGGGCCGGGCCGAACGGGTGCTCGACATGGCGGCGGAGTGGGCGGCAAGCCGCAAGCAGTTTGGCCAGGCGATCGGCAAGTTTCAGGGGACGTCATTCAAGCTGGCGGATATGGCGACCGAGTTGGAGGCCGCCGAACTGCTGGTCATGAAGGCCGCCTGGAAGGAAGCCAATGGCGACGTGCGCGACCAGGACTTTGCCATGGCCAAAGTCGCGGCGACCGAGATGCTGGGCCGCGTCACCGACCAGGCGGTGCAGATCTTTGGCGGCATGGGCCTGATGGAAGAGCTGCCGATTGAGCGCTTCTGGCGCGACGCCCGGGTCGAGCGCATTTGGGACGGGACCAGCGAGATCCAGCGCCATATCATCTCGCGCGCGCTTCTGCGGCCCTACGAAAACTGA
- a CDS encoding enoyl-CoA hydratase-related protein yields MSDFVKIERKGPLWEMTFDRPKANAISAEASRQLSAAFVAFRDDDEARVAILTGGGEKFFSAGWDLKAAASGEGLDDDQGEGGFAGLTELWSLDKPVIAAVNGYAAGGGFELALAADMIVAADHALFMLPEATLGIIADGGGVIRLPRRIPRAIANEMLMTGRRMDAEEALRWGLVNRVVPQAELMAAARELAEQVCQCAPLSLRGTKASINAIEAMTVEDAYAHIRAGKVEAYNAIFTSEDSKEGPLAFSEGRDPVWKGR; encoded by the coding sequence ATGAGTGACTTCGTCAAGATCGAACGCAAGGGGCCGCTGTGGGAGATGACCTTCGACCGCCCGAAGGCGAACGCCATCAGTGCCGAGGCGAGCCGACAGCTCTCGGCGGCCTTCGTCGCCTTCCGCGACGATGACGAGGCGCGTGTCGCGATCCTGACCGGCGGCGGCGAGAAGTTTTTCTCCGCCGGCTGGGATCTCAAAGCCGCGGCGTCGGGCGAGGGATTGGATGACGATCAGGGCGAGGGTGGTTTCGCCGGCCTGACCGAGCTCTGGTCGCTCGACAAACCGGTTATCGCGGCGGTCAACGGCTACGCCGCCGGCGGCGGTTTTGAACTGGCGCTCGCGGCCGACATGATCGTCGCCGCAGATCACGCGCTCTTCATGCTGCCGGAAGCGACACTCGGTATTATCGCCGACGGTGGTGGTGTCATCCGCCTGCCGCGCCGCATTCCCCGCGCCATCGCCAACGAGATGCTAATGACTGGCCGGCGCATGGACGCCGAAGAGGCCTTGCGTTGGGGACTGGTCAACCGTGTCGTGCCGCAGGCTGAGTTGATGGCCGCGGCCCGCGAGTTGGCCGAACAGGTTTGCCAGTGCGCGCCGCTGTCGCTGCGCGGCACCAAGGCCTCGATCAACGCGATCGAGGCGATGACTGTCGAGGACGCCTACGCCCACATCCGCGCCGGCAAGGTCGAGGCTTACAACGCCATCTTCACGTCGGAGGATTCAAAGGAAGGGCCGCTGGCGTTCTCAGAAGGCCGCGATCCCGTCTGGAAGGGTCGTTAA